One genomic segment of Primulina tabacum isolate GXHZ01 chromosome 9, ASM2559414v2, whole genome shotgun sequence includes these proteins:
- the LOC142555517 gene encoding uncharacterized protein LOC142555517, translating to MAVSNNPVSNCFFVSKEQMDLVVQVPNNPGFDASVMQNNQVGHHAISGYNRGSNTVGHVSGDKAFLPVKRKADLKPLMNNSTAQQPLPPGKLPSHMGANVGSTRLLQPSAPQKRASTIQAKLGAPDLRAQPLVDKKLMQSKSTTGKDGSEAVRSKMRESLTAALSLADMNQHKVLNTQENQINSHNTHQMPMDSKVSESNLATRGLVVGCSSEELSLKRDVVGATNDCRVLSDELPTSGNRGDDGQAFQDFQYGSILPDEDIPFGDSFFPKDDLLQGNGLSWAFDFDVQMREGLEVQDSEKLKPVEEEIMGRSDRSVVEIPTPENVAVRIESELFKLFGGVNKKYKEKGRSLLFNLKDRSNPELREQVMSGEISPEKLCSMSAEELASKELSEWRMAKAEEMAQMVVLPDIEVDIRRLVKKTHKGEYQLEIERDDGVSAEVSGGTTVLTQPHPQKKIETGSPSVASPKDKEIVAGQKSSENQDFSGSLIIPTDGTDLMQGMMVDELKDAEFLPPIVSLDEFMESLDSEPPFENLSPDAARKTLVTHKESPKVVNSRAPDHASVSPKDASPKNSDVVKKLKVMNAKSSGNPAGHKFLPSYASRVNYIWKGILQLNISTSINVGGIFQSGEKTSTKEWATSLEIKGRVRLDSFEKFLRELPMSRTRAVMVLEFVLGDKSSKTPQTSLSEAIDSFAADERLGYAEPSAGVELYLCPRTSRMTNMINEHMPKKQSETDIPIENGLLIGVVVWRRAHKSNIVSPNNSSSYNKHSLKKQSLDSPKKMQDSSNAKVNDNAETRAFASASTNVVRSTMMSQPDEEDDVPPGFGPIASAQSAKADDDLPEFNFAGHLNPSVARISPQDLHNRDVNSAQRSVDQVRELIKKYGQSGGSAPSRSMVDDRPLGIKPWNDDDDDIPEWQPQLPNQLHNQPYQVAQSHRQPLQVPLPNQLMVDMPSQQPPRGWEGPPSSGGWVTHQLPPGPQRDGRWKRY from the exons ATGGCTGTGTCGAATAATCCTGTATCAAATTGTTTCTTCGTATCAAAAGAGCAAATGGATTTGGTGGTGCAAGTACCAAATAATCCTGGGTTCGATGCATCAGTTATGCAAAACAACCAAGTTGGACATCATGCAATTTCAGGTTATAATCGCGGATCGAACACGGTAGGTCATGTATCTGGAGACAAGGCATTTTTGCCAGTTAAACGAAAGGCTGACCTGAAACCTCTGATGAACAATTCTACTGCACAGCAACCGCTGCCGCCTGGCAAGCTCCCATCACACATGGGAGCTAATGTTGGTTCGACAAGACTTCTTCAGCCATCAGCACCCCAAAAGAGAGCTTCAACAATTCAGGCGAAGTTGGGGGCTCCTGATTTGCGAGCTCAACCTTTGGTGGATAAAAAACTGATGCAAAGCAAATCGACAACCGGCAAGGATGGCTCTGAagctgtaaggtccaaaatgagGGAATCTTTAACTGCTGCACTATCTTTGGCAGATATGAACCAACACAAGGTTTTGAATACCCAGGAAAACCAAATTAATTCACATAACACACATCAGATGCCTATGGATTCGAAAGTTTCTGAATCCAATTTGGCTACGAGAGGGCTTGTCGTGGGCTGTTCTTCTGAGGAACTTTCATTAAAAAGAGATGTAGTTGGTGCAACCAATGATTGTCGAGTGTTATCTGATGAGCTTCCTACAAGTGGAAACAGGGGGGATGATGGTCAGGCTTTCCAGGATTTCCAGTATGGCTCCATTTTACCCGATGAGGACATTCCTTTTGGTGATAGTTTCTTTCCTAAAGATGACCTTTTACAGGGAAATGGACTTTCTTGGGCATTCGACTTTGATGTCCAGATGAGGGAAGGACTGGAGGTTCAAGATTCAGAAAAGCTCAAGCCTGTTGAAGAGGAAATTATGGGTCGCAGTGACAGGAGTGTTGTAGAGATTCCAACACCGGAGAATGTGGCTGTTAGAATCGAGTCTGAACTGTTTAAACTATTTGGTGGTGTGAACAAAAAGTACAAAGAGAAGGGCAGGTCTCTTTTGTTCAATCTGAAAGATCGTAGTAACCCAGAACTGAGAGAACAGGTCATGTCAGGTGAAATATCTCCCGAGAAATTATGCTCCATGTCGGCAGAAGAGCTTGCTTCCAAGGAGTTATCAGAGTGGCGCATGGCAAAAGCAGAAGAGATGGCCCAAATGGTAGTTTTGCCTGATATAGAAGTTGATATTAGACGTTTGGTTAAGAAAACACACAAGGGTGAATATCAATTAGAAATTGAGCGTGATGATGGAGTTTCTGCTGAAGTTTCTGGCGGAACTACTGTACTAACACAACCTCATCCACAAAAGAAGATTGAAACtggttctccttcagtggcaaGTCCTAAAGATAAAGAAATTGTTGCAGGTCAGAAGAGTTCAGAAAATCAAGATTTTTCAGGTAGcctgatcattccaactgatggGACTGATTTAATGCAAGGAATGATGGTTGATGAATTGAAGGATGCAGAATTTCTACCTCCAATTGTTTCGCTGGATGAGTTCATGGAGTCTCTAGATTCTGAACCTCCTTTTGAGAATTTATCTCCAGACGCTGCACGTAAGACCCTTGTGACACACAAAGAAAGCCCCAAGGTTGTCAACTCTCGGGCTCCTGATCATGCTTCAGTTTCTCCAAAAGATGCTTCTCCCAAAAATTCAGACGTTGTCAAGAAGCTCAAAGTCATGAATGCGAAATCAAGTGGGAATCCTGCAGGGCATAAATTTCTTCCTAGTTATGCATCAAGGGTTAACTACATCTGGAAGGGCATACTTCAGCTAAATATATCAACATCAATCAATGTTGGTGGCATATTTCAAAG TGGTGAGAAGACATCTACCAAGGAGTGGGCCACCTCTCTTGAGATCAAGGGACGAGTTAGACTTGACTCGTTTGAAAAATTTCTTAGAGAGCTCCCTATGTCTCGAACTCGTGCAGTCATG GTTCTGGAGTTCGTTTTGGGCGACAAATCATCTAAGACTCCCCAGACCAGCCTTTCTGAG GCTATCGATTCTTTTGCTGCGGACGAGAGGCTAGGTTATGCCGAACCATCGGCTGGCGTCGAGCTTTATCTATGCCCTCGGACTTCAAGAATGACCAATATGATTAACGAACACATGCCCAAGAAACAATCCGAGACTGATATCCCTATCGAAAATGGACTATTAATTGGTGTAGTTGTGTGGAGAAGGGCTCATAAAAGCAACATAGTATCACCTAATAACTCATCTTCATACAACAAACACAGCTTGAAAAAACAATCTCTCGACTCTCCTAAGAAGATGCAAGATTCATCGAATGCTAAAGTTAACGATAATGCAGAGACTAGAGCTTTTGCATCCGCTTCAACTAACGTTGTACGCTCCACAATGATGTCTCAACCCGATGAGGAAGATGATGTACCACCTGGGTTTGGCCCGATAGCTTCTGCCCAGTCAGCGAAAGCTGATGATGACTTGCCCGAATTCAATTTTGCTGGGCATTTGAACCCATCCGTGGCCCGGATTTCACCACAAGATTTGCATAATCGTGATGTGAATTCAGCTCAACGTTCAGTAGATCAAGTTAGAGAGCTTATTAAAAAATATGGCCAAAGCGGTGGTAGTGCACCGAGTAGGAGCATGGTAGATGATAGACCCCTCGGTATTAAACCATGGAATGACGATGATGATGACATTCCTGAGTGGCAGCCGCAACTACCAAATCAGCTGCACAACCAGCCCTATCAGGTGGCTCAAAGCCACAGGCAGCCGTTGCAGGTGCCCCTTCCAAATCAACTTATGGTTGACATGCCGAGCCAGCAACCACCTCGGGGATGGGAGGGGCCACCTTCAAGTGGCGGGTGGGTGACCCATCAGCTTCCCCCTGGGCCCCAACGTGACGGGagatggaaacgttactga